A genomic region of Exiguobacterium sp. Helios contains the following coding sequences:
- a CDS encoding ABC transporter ATP-binding protein, producing the protein MKEEELYLLDPVRRKTTIRSLVRYAMYEKQAIFLGLFLLILAVGAELTGPYIAKVIIDEHIVAIEKDWVEVKDGGRVEYDGRQFAKKQDVPSSAVIQSISIVQSKDGYYFVPKQVVSGGERSVEDGTLTVTRGDEVFRYANVAKLTQGQVYDFYASDLKAVGWLSLMYIILLLIAAGLNWVQQILLQRSAHKIVKRMRLDVFTHLQRLPVRYFDQTPIGKIVSRVTNDTETIRDLYLGVLARVFSGLITMAGILVAMFFLDVRLGLVSLLIIPIVYFWIQLFQKLATENNFKVRSLVADMNGQLNENIQTMPIIQAYAREKEVLAEFEQKNEENYQTRSKLLRLDALMSHNLSYFLKNLTLALLIWVVAGKSLTDGTFLSLGILYAYIDYVSRLFEPVTQIMNQLSPLQQALVSADRMFQLLDEKGEEVGKGRLPRFAGRVEFKQVGFSYDPGHPVLQEIEIDARPGATVALVGHTGSGKSSIMNLLMRFYDPSSGQLLIDGQDVTSLPKQAVRDHMGIVLQDPFLFTGTIRSNITLGNPAISEERIREAIVAVGADRFIDRLPQGLDEPVIEKGATLSAGERQLISFARALAFDPAILVLDEATASVDSETEAMIQEALLTLTKGRTTFIIAHRLSTIKDADEIIVLDQGRIAERGTHDELLKKQKIYAKMYALQSKRNLELKSS; encoded by the coding sequence GTGAAGGAAGAAGAATTGTATTTATTAGATCCCGTTCGTCGGAAAACGACGATTCGATCGCTTGTCCGTTATGCGATGTATGAAAAACAAGCGATTTTCCTAGGATTATTTCTATTGATTTTAGCAGTCGGAGCAGAACTGACCGGACCTTATATTGCGAAAGTCATCATCGATGAGCATATCGTCGCGATTGAAAAGGACTGGGTGGAAGTGAAAGATGGAGGACGGGTCGAGTATGACGGGCGTCAATTTGCGAAGAAGCAGGACGTCCCGTCCTCTGCCGTCATTCAATCCATTTCGATTGTCCAGTCAAAAGACGGCTATTATTTTGTACCGAAACAAGTCGTGAGCGGTGGAGAACGCAGTGTGGAGGATGGGACGTTGACCGTCACGCGGGGCGATGAGGTATTTCGTTACGCAAACGTCGCGAAGCTCACACAAGGACAAGTGTATGATTTTTATGCTTCCGACTTAAAAGCAGTCGGCTGGCTATCCTTGATGTATATCATCCTGCTGTTAATCGCAGCCGGTTTGAACTGGGTGCAACAAATCCTGCTTCAGCGGTCGGCGCATAAAATCGTTAAACGGATGCGGCTTGATGTCTTTACACATTTACAACGGTTGCCGGTCCGCTATTTTGACCAAACACCGATTGGGAAGATTGTCAGTCGTGTAACGAACGATACGGAAACAATCCGTGATTTGTATTTGGGTGTGTTGGCACGGGTCTTTTCAGGACTGATTACGATGGCTGGAATTTTAGTAGCAATGTTTTTCCTTGATGTCCGTTTGGGATTAGTTTCGTTGCTGATTATTCCGATTGTCTACTTCTGGATTCAGTTGTTCCAGAAGCTCGCGACGGAAAATAACTTCAAAGTCCGGTCGCTTGTTGCTGATATGAATGGTCAATTGAATGAGAATATTCAAACGATGCCAATCATTCAAGCGTATGCGCGGGAAAAAGAAGTGTTGGCGGAATTTGAGCAGAAAAATGAAGAGAACTATCAAACCCGCTCCAAGTTATTGCGGCTCGATGCCTTGATGTCGCATAACTTATCTTATTTCTTAAAAAACCTGACGCTTGCCTTGTTGATCTGGGTCGTCGCCGGAAAAAGTCTGACCGATGGGACGTTTTTATCGCTCGGTATTTTATACGCCTATATCGATTATGTCTCCCGGTTATTTGAACCGGTGACTCAAATCATGAATCAACTATCACCACTGCAACAAGCACTCGTTTCGGCAGACCGCATGTTCCAACTGCTCGATGAAAAAGGCGAAGAAGTCGGAAAAGGACGTTTACCCCGTTTCGCCGGTCGCGTGGAATTCAAACAGGTCGGCTTCAGTTATGATCCGGGCCATCCTGTCTTACAAGAAATCGAGATTGATGCCCGTCCCGGTGCGACCGTCGCTCTCGTCGGACATACCGGAAGCGGGAAAAGTTCGATCATGAATCTTCTGATGCGTTTTTATGATCCGTCATCCGGTCAATTGTTGATTGACGGACAAGATGTTACGTCGCTGCCAAAACAGGCGGTTCGTGACCACATGGGCATCGTCCTGCAGGATCCATTTTTATTCACCGGAACGATTCGGTCGAACATCACGCTCGGAAATCCGGCAATTTCGGAAGAGCGGATCCGGGAAGCGATCGTGGCTGTTGGAGCAGACCGGTTCATTGACCGGCTTCCTCAGGGACTTGATGAACCGGTCATCGAAAAAGGGGCGACCTTATCGGCCGGTGAACGGCAGTTAATCAGCTTTGCCCGGGCACTGGCATTTGATCCGGCCATTTTAGTGCTCGATGAGGCGACAGCGAGTGTCGATTCCGAGACGGAAGCGATGATTCAAGAAGCGTTGTTGACCTTGACGAAAGGGCGGACGACGTTCATCATCGCCCACCGCTTGTCAACGATCAAAGACGCCGACGAAATCATCGTCCTCGACCAAGGACGGATTGCCGAACGCGGTACGCATGACGAGTTACTCAAAAAACAAAAAATCTATGCCAAAATGTATGCGTTACAAAGTAAACGGAATCTCGAACTGAAATCAAGCTAA
- a CDS encoding DUF1811 family protein: METRMSQLSKYELEMLVTKLNEQKRKAEQHGNMSEVEVIIRKIAIAQSYLVDASWFETGRFYRIAGEDARFELHFVNGVMGWGHFEGTVNEVAIPLALIQEEEE, encoded by the coding sequence ATGGAGACACGTATGAGTCAGTTATCAAAATATGAATTAGAGATGCTCGTGACGAAATTAAATGAGCAGAAACGTAAAGCCGAGCAACATGGCAACATGAGTGAAGTCGAGGTGATTATCCGTAAGATTGCGATTGCCCAAAGTTATTTAGTCGACGCCAGCTGGTTTGAGACGGGGCGTTTTTACCGGATTGCCGGAGAAGATGCACGATTCGAACTGCATTTCGTCAACGGTGTCATGGGCTGGGGGCATTTTGAAGGGACAGTCAACGAAGTGGCGATTCCACTCGCGTTGATTCAAGAAGAGGAGGAATGA
- a CDS encoding YfhJ family protein, producing the protein MDQNRSEALKGLSEELQEVNETLTPLEALTWVEVLWEDFEATLARAGEKYQGEAVAVHFVQQQIKQHGSMLHRFNTTNEKFKHLMIGRDDQSLN; encoded by the coding sequence ATGGATCAAAATCGTTCAGAAGCATTAAAAGGATTGTCGGAAGAATTACAAGAAGTCAATGAGACGCTGACGCCGCTTGAAGCCTTGACGTGGGTGGAAGTCTTATGGGAAGATTTTGAAGCGACACTTGCACGAGCGGGAGAAAAATACCAAGGTGAGGCAGTTGCCGTCCATTTCGTTCAGCAACAAATCAAGCAACACGGTTCGATGCTTCACCGTTTCAATACGACAAATGAGAAATTCAAGCATTTGATGATCGGGCGCGACGACCAGTCATTAAATTAA